Proteins from one Nakamurella multipartita DSM 44233 genomic window:
- a CDS encoding DUF2516 family protein, which translates to MDLVLPVIAVISLILAVVGAGIGVFAAVDAVSRRSDAFAAADKQTKGTWAGITVACAVALGLGFFGGAFAPQSLLWLAGLTGSLVYLLDVRPRLREVQRGGRW; encoded by the coding sequence GTGGATTTGGTGCTCCCTGTCATCGCCGTGATCAGCCTGATACTGGCGGTCGTCGGTGCCGGCATCGGCGTGTTTGCCGCCGTCGACGCAGTCAGCCGGCGCTCAGATGCGTTCGCGGCCGCCGACAAGCAGACGAAGGGCACCTGGGCCGGGATCACCGTGGCCTGCGCCGTTGCGCTGGGACTGGGCTTTTTCGGTGGGGCCTTCGCCCCGCAGAGTCTGCTGTGGCTGGCCGGCCTGACCGGCAGCCTGGTCTACCTGCTCGACGTGCGCCCGCGGCTGCGCGAGGTGCAGCGCGGCGGTCGCTGGTAG
- a CDS encoding GNAT family N-acetyltransferase, producing MSATPLTSWPTGLTARPLTIRDVPAVTDLLAAWERVEPTDASVSETELGERFAAPTAALDGGGVAVLDGGQLVGYGLLHVISAEPLWLAYTDGGVHPDWWRRGIGRRILHQQLDQAQQLRGRRSPGRPGEVRAMAAHTREGTRHALESLGFVTERFFVRMRADLRGPAAPYTDPTPDGVRIRPYRAADDEAVRLASNAAFADHWGSVPRDPDVWQADYSGASAFRPGVSLVAEAEDQRVGLAPEIVGFLLSAEYEADTARRGHRTGYISRLGTVRAVRGRGIGTALVAHGLTTLRAAGYAQAELHVDAESPTGAGRLYARLGFQIVDQERLLTHRL from the coding sequence GTGAGCGCAACACCCCTGACCTCATGGCCGACCGGACTGACCGCCCGCCCGCTGACCATCCGGGACGTGCCGGCGGTGACGGACTTGCTGGCCGCCTGGGAGCGCGTGGAACCGACCGATGCCAGCGTCAGCGAGACCGAGCTGGGCGAGCGGTTCGCCGCCCCCACCGCCGCCCTGGACGGAGGCGGGGTGGCCGTCCTGGACGGCGGGCAGCTGGTCGGCTACGGCCTGCTGCACGTCATCTCCGCCGAGCCGCTCTGGCTGGCCTACACCGACGGCGGCGTGCACCCGGACTGGTGGCGCCGGGGGATCGGCCGCCGGATCCTGCACCAGCAACTCGATCAGGCCCAGCAGTTGCGGGGGCGGCGCTCACCGGGTCGGCCGGGCGAGGTTCGCGCGATGGCCGCGCACACGCGGGAGGGCACCCGGCACGCCCTGGAGTCCTTGGGCTTCGTCACCGAGCGCTTCTTCGTCCGCATGCGGGCCGACCTGCGCGGGCCTGCCGCTCCGTACACCGACCCGACGCCGGACGGGGTGCGCATCCGTCCCTACCGGGCGGCCGACGACGAGGCGGTCCGGCTGGCCTCCAACGCCGCATTCGCCGATCACTGGGGGTCGGTTCCGCGGGACCCGGACGTCTGGCAGGCGGACTACTCCGGCGCGTCGGCGTTCCGCCCGGGCGTCAGCCTCGTCGCCGAAGCGGAGGACCAGCGCGTGGGCCTGGCGCCGGAGATCGTGGGCTTCCTGCTCAGTGCCGAGTACGAGGCCGACACCGCGCGGCGCGGCCACCGCACGGGCTACATCAGCCGGCTCGGCACGGTCCGGGCGGTCCGGGGCCGCGGGATCGGCACCGCCTTGGTGGCGCATGGGCTGACGACCCTGCGCGCCGCGGGCTACGCGCAGGCCGAACTGCACGTCGACGCCGAATCGCCGACCGGCGCGGGCCGGCTCTATGCCCGGCTCGGCTTCCAGATCGTGGATCAGGAGCGGCTGCTGACCCATCGGCTCTGA
- a CDS encoding DUF445 domain-containing protein → MSTTESESTTPPVPGGPPPAPAAPAPRPAPVSTPAGEFLSASDQVKRRALRKMKAIATGALGLMAVIFVIAFLLEDRYPWLGYVRAMAEAGMVGALADWFAVTALFRRPLGLPIPHTAIIPTRKDAIGSSLSEFVATNFLSETVVREKLAGFSVAKRIGEYLARPESAERVTAELASAVRGISTVLSDDQVADLLESMARRKIAETKIGPPLGRISAEVFARGDHHPFVDMVAERCYEWIRDNYTAVSRVVSQRAPSWSPRFLDDMVADRIYNEVLTFARAVKDDPQHQLRQSLDTFLSEFAQDLQHDEATIERAESIKDQVVGNTEVRSLAASAWQSVKESLLRAAEDPDSPLRRSVVQGLLGFGRRLQEDPDLTAKVDGWVADVAGYVARNHARNITGIIDDTVARWDGEATSRKIELQVGRDLQFIRINGTVVGALAGLVIYTFAQLVLT, encoded by the coding sequence ATGAGCACCACCGAATCGGAGTCGACCACCCCGCCGGTCCCCGGCGGACCGCCGCCCGCCCCCGCTGCGCCGGCGCCCCGTCCGGCCCCGGTGTCGACCCCGGCCGGGGAGTTCCTGAGCGCGTCGGATCAGGTCAAGCGACGGGCCCTGCGCAAGATGAAGGCGATCGCCACCGGGGCGTTGGGGCTGATGGCGGTCATCTTCGTGATCGCCTTCCTGCTCGAGGACCGCTACCCGTGGCTGGGTTACGTCCGGGCGATGGCCGAGGCCGGCATGGTCGGCGCGCTGGCCGACTGGTTCGCCGTCACCGCCCTGTTCCGCCGGCCCCTTGGCCTGCCCATCCCGCACACGGCGATCATCCCGACCCGCAAGGACGCGATCGGCTCGTCCCTGTCGGAGTTCGTGGCCACCAACTTCCTGTCCGAGACCGTCGTACGCGAGAAGCTCGCCGGGTTCTCGGTGGCCAAGCGGATCGGCGAGTACCTGGCCCGGCCCGAATCGGCCGAGCGGGTCACCGCCGAGCTGGCCTCGGCCGTGCGCGGCATCAGCACCGTGCTCTCCGACGACCAGGTCGCCGACCTGCTCGAATCCATGGCCCGCCGCAAGATCGCGGAAACCAAGATCGGCCCACCGCTGGGCCGGATCTCGGCCGAGGTGTTCGCCCGCGGCGACCATCATCCGTTCGTCGACATGGTGGCCGAGCGCTGCTACGAGTGGATCCGCGACAACTACACGGCCGTCTCCCGGGTGGTGTCGCAGCGGGCGCCGTCGTGGTCGCCGCGGTTTCTGGACGACATGGTCGCCGACCGGATCTACAACGAGGTGCTCACCTTCGCCCGGGCCGTCAAGGACGATCCGCAGCACCAGCTGCGCCAGTCCCTGGACACCTTCCTGTCCGAGTTCGCCCAGGACCTGCAGCACGACGAGGCGACCATCGAACGGGCCGAGTCGATCAAGGATCAGGTGGTCGGCAACACGGAGGTGCGCTCGCTGGCGGCCAGTGCTTGGCAGTCGGTCAAGGAGTCGCTGCTGCGGGCCGCGGAGGATCCGGACTCCCCGCTGCGCCGGTCGGTCGTCCAGGGTCTGCTCGGCTTCGGCCGGCGGCTGCAGGAGGACCCCGACCTCACCGCCAAGGTGGACGGCTGGGTCGCCGACGTCGCCGGCTACGTCGCGCGCAACCACGCCCGCAACATCACCGGCATCATCGACGACACCGTGGCCCGCTGGGACGGCGAGGCGACCAGCCGCAAGATCGAACTGCAGGTCGGTCGCGACCTGCAGTTCATCCGGATCAACGGCACCGTGGTCGGGGCCCTGGCCGGGCTGGTCATCTACACCTTCGCCCAACTGGTGCTGACCTGA
- the tilS gene encoding tRNA lysidine(34) synthetase TilS, with product MPVTVHGSRVATACSAWLSAHAPGGPVVVACSGGADSLALTLGVLAAAGRRPVIGATVDHGLQPGSADRAAGCAELMRRLGCVQTHVLTVTVTGDGGLEAAARRARYGALAALAQVAAAAGGAAGPAASAVRVPVLLGHTADDQAETVLLGLARGSGPRSIAGMRPWRAPWGRPLLALTRAQTEAAVHEAGLIPWSDPHNADPAFTRVRLRREALPLLEDVLGGGVRDALVRTADLMADDLAALDDLAADALAGARSGDALLIEPLVPLPAALRRRVLRAWLAGAGAGPLTYDHLSRLDRQLTARTGSAQVRVPGGLDVSRRDGALTVARVGSR from the coding sequence GTGCCTGTCACCGTCCACGGCAGCCGGGTGGCCACGGCCTGCTCGGCCTGGCTGAGCGCCCACGCCCCCGGTGGGCCGGTGGTCGTCGCCTGCTCGGGCGGGGCCGACTCGCTGGCCCTGACCCTGGGCGTGCTGGCCGCGGCCGGTCGCCGGCCGGTCATCGGGGCCACCGTCGACCACGGCCTGCAACCCGGCTCGGCCGACCGCGCGGCCGGGTGCGCCGAGCTGATGCGGCGCCTGGGCTGCGTGCAGACCCACGTGCTGACGGTGACGGTGACCGGCGACGGGGGGCTGGAGGCCGCGGCCCGACGCGCCCGCTACGGTGCGCTGGCCGCGCTCGCGCAGGTGGCCGCCGCCGCGGGCGGAGCAGCCGGACCGGCGGCGTCCGCGGTTCGCGTACCCGTGCTGCTCGGCCACACCGCCGACGACCAGGCCGAGACCGTCCTGCTGGGCCTGGCCCGCGGGTCCGGCCCGCGCTCCATCGCCGGGATGCGTCCCTGGCGGGCGCCCTGGGGCCGCCCGCTGCTGGCCCTGACCCGGGCGCAGACCGAGGCGGCCGTCCACGAGGCCGGGCTCATCCCGTGGTCGGACCCGCACAACGCCGACCCCGCGTTCACCCGGGTCCGGCTGCGCCGCGAGGCGCTCCCGCTGCTCGAGGACGTGCTGGGCGGCGGGGTGCGCGACGCCCTGGTCCGCACCGCCGATCTGATGGCCGACGATCTGGCCGCCCTGGACGATCTGGCCGCGGACGCCCTGGCCGGCGCCCGGTCCGGTGATGCCCTGCTGATCGAACCGCTGGTCCCGTTGCCGGCCGCGCTGCGCCGCCGGGTGCTGCGGGCCTGGCTGGCCGGCGCGGGCGCCGGCCCGCTGACCTACGACCACCTGAGCCGGCTGGACCGCCAGCTCACCGCCCGCACCGGTTCGGCCCAGGTGCGGGTGCCCGGCGGTCTGGACGTCAGCCGCCGGGACGGGGCCCTGACCGTCGCCCGGGTCGGCTCCCGCTGA
- a CDS encoding helix-turn-helix domain-containing protein: MDIDLNPVLTPVRDLGEFIREQRLAAQISLRGLAAKAGVSNPYLSQVERGLRRPSAEILAHIAQGLSISVETMLAKAGILEAAEAPEVLVAIRADPVLTERHKSVLVDIYAAFRKEAQAAAAPPAVEPALPAASPAAGGAFDPTPITPGIDAMPEGDNHADQ; this comes from the coding sequence ATGGACATCGACCTGAATCCGGTGCTGACGCCCGTCCGCGACCTTGGCGAGTTCATCCGCGAGCAGCGGCTGGCCGCGCAGATTTCCCTGCGTGGGCTGGCGGCCAAGGCGGGGGTGTCCAACCCCTATCTCTCCCAGGTCGAACGTGGCCTGCGCCGCCCGAGCGCGGAGATCCTGGCCCACATCGCCCAAGGACTGTCCATCTCGGTGGAGACGATGCTGGCCAAGGCCGGCATCCTCGAGGCCGCCGAGGCGCCCGAGGTGCTGGTGGCCATCCGCGCCGATCCGGTGCTGACCGAACGGCACAAGTCCGTCCTGGTCGACATCTACGCCGCCTTCCGCAAGGAGGCGCAGGCGGCCGCCGCACCGCCGGCCGTCGAGCCGGCCCTGCCGGCCGCGTCCCCGGCTGCGGGCGGCGCCTTTGACCCGACACCCATCACCCCGGGCATCGACGCGATGCCGGAAGGAGACAACCATGCAGATCAGTGA
- a CDS encoding zinc-dependent metalloprotease: protein MPDPAGPAASPIDWAAAVRAGRRLAPSGPSVTADEAARVVADLRAFSARAELLVRDTTDLGHGLPVDDADVVDRPGWVAATAEGMERLATPAVIKLAAATGARNPGQLTRAVAGQQIGFILGFLSGKVLGQFDPLGGDQAKPGRLLLVAPNIVKVERELGADPTDFRLWVCLHESTHRLQFTAVPWLRDYFQSLVADFADKADTDPARMLSRAVAAIKGPAGPDGGRPSWLEGIQSPEQRAVFDRVMALMSLLEGHADHVMDAVGPSVVPSVTSIRRSFTERRRKGSGPIDRLLRVLLGMDMKLAQYVNGAAFVRGAVDQVGMTGFNAVWQSPQTLPTRAEIADPAAWVRRVHG from the coding sequence GTGCCTGATCCGGCCGGTCCCGCCGCCAGCCCGATCGATTGGGCCGCCGCCGTGCGGGCCGGCCGCCGGCTGGCCCCGTCCGGGCCGTCGGTCACCGCCGACGAGGCCGCCCGGGTGGTCGCCGACCTGCGGGCCTTCTCGGCCCGCGCCGAGCTGCTCGTTCGCGACACCACGGACCTGGGTCACGGCCTGCCGGTCGACGACGCCGACGTGGTCGACCGCCCCGGGTGGGTGGCGGCCACGGCCGAGGGCATGGAACGGCTGGCCACCCCGGCGGTGATCAAGCTCGCCGCGGCCACCGGCGCGCGCAATCCCGGCCAGCTCACCCGCGCCGTGGCCGGGCAGCAGATCGGCTTCATCCTGGGCTTCTTGTCCGGCAAGGTGCTCGGGCAGTTCGACCCGCTCGGCGGCGACCAGGCCAAGCCGGGCCGGCTGCTGCTGGTCGCGCCCAACATCGTCAAGGTCGAGCGCGAGCTGGGCGCCGACCCCACCGACTTCCGGCTGTGGGTCTGCCTGCACGAGAGCACCCACCGGTTGCAGTTCACCGCGGTCCCCTGGCTGCGGGACTACTTCCAGTCGTTGGTCGCCGACTTCGCCGACAAGGCCGACACCGACCCGGCCCGGATGCTCAGCCGCGCCGTCGCCGCCATCAAGGGCCCGGCCGGTCCCGACGGCGGCCGCCCCTCCTGGCTGGAGGGGATCCAGTCGCCCGAGCAGCGGGCCGTGTTCGACCGGGTGATGGCGCTGATGAGCCTGCTGGAGGGGCACGCCGACCACGTCATGGACGCCGTGGGCCCGAGCGTCGTGCCGTCGGTGACCAGCATCCGCCGGTCGTTCACCGAGCGGCGACGCAAGGGATCCGGCCCGATCGACCGGCTGCTGCGGGTGCTGCTGGGCATGGACATGAAGCTCGCCCAGTACGTCAACGGGGCGGCATTCGTCCGCGGCGCGGTCGACCAGGTCGGCATGACCGGCTTCAACGCCGTGTGGCAGTCGCCGCAGACGCTGCCCACCCGCGCCGAGATCGCCGACCCCGCGGCCTGGGTCCGCCGGGTCCACGGCTGA
- a CDS encoding VOC family protein, with protein sequence MTTTTAIARFDLVVLDTPEPRRLAEFYCALLGWRIVDEDEDWVTIRGTAEYGLAFQLAPDLVPPTWPDPAVPQQSHLDVTVDDLDAGEAAVLAIGARPTGITGKGFRAYLDPSGHPFCLCLP encoded by the coding sequence ATGACCACCACCACAGCCATCGCCCGCTTCGACCTGGTCGTCCTGGACACCCCCGAGCCGCGCCGGCTGGCCGAGTTCTACTGCGCCCTGCTCGGCTGGCGGATCGTGGACGAGGACGAGGACTGGGTCACCATCCGCGGCACCGCCGAGTACGGCCTGGCCTTCCAGCTGGCGCCCGACCTGGTCCCTCCGACCTGGCCCGATCCGGCCGTGCCGCAGCAGTCCCACCTGGACGTCACCGTCGACGACCTGGACGCCGGGGAGGCGGCCGTGCTGGCCATCGGCGCCCGGCCGACGGGGATCACCGGCAAGGGATTTCGCGCCTACCTCGACCCGTCCGGGCATCCGTTCTGCCTGTGCCTGCCGTGA
- a CDS encoding inorganic diphosphatase: MDFDVTIEIPKGSRNKYEVDHHSGRIRLDRTLFTATQYPADYGFIDDTLGQDGDPLDALVLLSEATFPGCLVTARAIGMFRMTDEAGPDDKVLCVSAKDPRQSHLQDIGDLSIFEKLEIQHFFEVYKDLEPGKSVEGANWVGRAEAEEEIRVSYDRERKRLAAEEAIATGDGHTHRAEH; the protein is encoded by the coding sequence GTGGACTTCGACGTGACCATCGAGATCCCCAAGGGCAGCCGCAACAAATATGAGGTGGACCACCATTCGGGGCGGATCCGGCTGGACCGCACCCTGTTCACGGCGACCCAGTACCCGGCCGACTACGGCTTCATCGACGACACCCTGGGGCAGGACGGCGACCCGCTGGACGCGCTGGTGCTGCTGTCCGAGGCCACCTTCCCGGGTTGCCTGGTGACGGCACGGGCGATCGGCATGTTCCGGATGACCGACGAGGCCGGCCCCGACGACAAGGTCCTGTGCGTGTCGGCCAAGGACCCGCGGCAGTCGCACCTGCAGGACATCGGCGACCTGAGCATCTTCGAGAAGCTGGAGATCCAGCACTTCTTCGAGGTCTACAAGGACCTCGAGCCGGGCAAGAGCGTCGAGGGCGCGAACTGGGTCGGCCGGGCCGAGGCCGAGGAGGAGATTCGCGTCTCCTACGACCGGGAGCGCAAGCGGTTGGCGGCCGAGGAGGCCATCGCCACCGGCGACGGACACACGCACCGCGCCGAGCACTGA
- a CDS encoding nucleoside/nucleotide kinase family protein produces MQYHPLTPDRLAQELAVAIDRRPEPHPRIGIDGAAEIGAAALADRVAERLHAGGRPVIRASTAWWWRSASLRLELGRTDVDMLLYGWVDHGALRRELLDPVAVGAPARYLTRLRDPDTDRAVRQSRRPVPPGSILLLDGPFLLADPAGLDAVLHLQVSGAALRRALPPERLWWVEAFERYRADHTPAGRSAAVIAYDHPAAPAIAWADAAR; encoded by the coding sequence ATGCAGTACCACCCGCTGACCCCCGACCGGCTCGCCCAGGAGCTGGCCGTCGCGATCGACCGCCGGCCGGAGCCCCACCCGCGGATCGGTATCGACGGCGCGGCCGAGATCGGGGCCGCCGCGCTGGCCGACCGCGTGGCCGAACGGCTGCACGCGGGAGGCCGGCCGGTCATCCGAGCCAGCACGGCCTGGTGGTGGCGGTCCGCGTCGCTGCGCCTGGAGCTGGGCCGCACCGACGTCGACATGCTGCTGTACGGATGGGTCGACCATGGCGCCCTGCGCCGGGAACTGCTCGACCCGGTGGCCGTCGGAGCGCCCGCGCGGTACCTGACCCGGCTGCGCGACCCGGACACCGACCGGGCGGTGCGGCAATCCCGCCGGCCGGTTCCGCCCGGGTCGATCCTGCTGCTGGACGGGCCGTTCCTGCTGGCTGACCCGGCCGGGCTGGACGCGGTGCTGCACCTGCAGGTCTCCGGGGCAGCCCTGCGGCGAGCCCTGCCCCCCGAGCGGCTCTGGTGGGTCGAGGCGTTCGAGCGTTACCGGGCCGACCACACCCCGGCCGGCCGGTCTGCGGCCGTCATCGCCTACGACCATCCGGCCGCCCCCGCGATCGCCTGGGCGGACGCCGCCCGGTGA
- the hpt gene encoding hypoxanthine phosphoribosyltransferase yields the protein MLIPAQALQAKIGELARAVAADHTLESPPLLICVLKGAVIFVTDFARAMPIPSELEFMAVTSYGSATSSSGVVRILKDLDRDITGRRVVIVEDIIDSGLTLSWLVKNLATRGPAAIDVVALLRKPEAVKVDVDVRYVGFDIPTEFVVGYGLDYAERYRDLPFVGLLGEHMYR from the coding sequence ATGCTGATCCCGGCGCAGGCCCTGCAGGCCAAGATCGGTGAGCTGGCCCGGGCGGTGGCCGCCGACCACACGCTCGAGTCGCCGCCGCTGCTGATCTGCGTGCTCAAGGGAGCGGTGATATTCGTCACCGACTTCGCCCGGGCCATGCCGATCCCGTCCGAGCTGGAGTTCATGGCCGTCACCTCCTACGGCTCGGCCACGTCCTCGTCCGGCGTCGTGCGGATCCTCAAGGACCTGGATCGGGACATCACCGGCCGGCGGGTCGTCATCGTCGAGGACATCATCGACTCGGGCCTGACCCTGTCCTGGCTGGTGAAGAATCTGGCCACCCGTGGCCCGGCGGCGATCGACGTGGTCGCGCTGCTGCGCAAGCCGGAGGCGGTCAAGGTCGACGTGGACGTGCGGTACGTGGGCTTCGACATCCCCACCGAGTTCGTCGTCGGGTACGGCCTGGACTACGCCGAGCGGTACCGCGATCTGCCGTTCGTCGGGTTGCTCGGCGAGCACATGTACCGCTGA
- the dacB gene encoding D-alanyl-D-alanine carboxypeptidase/D-alanyl-D-alanine endopeptidase — MAPVTRSRRIGIIAAAVVVALVAVGVVVFVSTRGSSTASSTSTSATEVVDPPVTGPPARIAPMAISDKIPSTAGLESQLAAQFANPALAQFSGVIIDPESGTVLWNQNSTAPQLPASTAKLLTGTALLTSVDPTSKFVTKVVKGDQEGDIVLVGGGDVTLSARADGVDTVYKGAPLMSDLAAQVRASGVEVKRIVLDTDYWTGPDLADGWQTGDIRGTPTVAQGYITRMSPLMVDGDREDPANENSIRTGDPATTAGKALARMIGQPDVTIVDGTAPEDAQVLGQVSSQPMSVLLAQALENSDNVLAEALARQVAIARGAPPSFDGASAAMLEALEDLKIDTIGIEMYDGSGLSTKDQVPPSVMGQVVALAVKGDPPALRNLLTGMPVAGVSGSLADRYQDDASRAGAGWVRAKTGSVQLTYALAGYVPDVDNRILVFAFVSNGVSSGTRPALDALAAGLRGCGCA; from the coding sequence GTGGCCCCAGTGACCAGGTCCCGACGCATCGGGATCATCGCTGCCGCCGTGGTCGTCGCGCTGGTCGCGGTCGGCGTCGTGGTCTTCGTCAGCACCCGCGGTTCGAGCACGGCCTCGTCGACCTCGACGAGCGCCACCGAGGTGGTCGATCCGCCGGTGACCGGGCCGCCCGCCCGGATCGCCCCGATGGCCATCTCCGACAAGATCCCCAGCACCGCCGGCCTCGAGTCCCAGCTGGCCGCCCAGTTCGCCAACCCGGCCCTGGCCCAGTTCAGCGGCGTCATCATCGACCCGGAGAGCGGCACGGTGCTGTGGAACCAGAACTCCACCGCCCCCCAGCTGCCCGCCTCCACCGCCAAGCTGCTCACCGGCACCGCCCTGCTGACCTCGGTCGACCCGACCAGCAAGTTCGTCACCAAGGTGGTCAAGGGCGACCAGGAGGGCGACATCGTGCTGGTCGGCGGCGGCGACGTCACTTTGTCCGCCCGGGCCGACGGGGTGGACACCGTCTACAAGGGCGCCCCGCTGATGTCCGACCTGGCCGCCCAGGTCCGGGCCAGCGGGGTGGAGGTCAAACGGATCGTGCTGGACACCGACTACTGGACCGGCCCGGACCTGGCCGACGGTTGGCAGACCGGCGACATCCGGGGCACGCCGACGGTGGCCCAGGGCTACATCACCCGGATGTCCCCGCTGATGGTGGACGGCGACCGCGAGGACCCGGCCAACGAGAACTCGATCCGCACCGGCGACCCGGCCACCACCGCCGGCAAGGCGCTGGCCCGGATGATCGGTCAGCCCGACGTCACGATCGTCGACGGCACCGCCCCCGAGGACGCCCAGGTGCTCGGGCAGGTCTCCTCGCAACCGATGTCCGTGCTGCTGGCCCAGGCGCTGGAGAACTCCGACAACGTGCTCGCCGAAGCCCTGGCCCGGCAGGTGGCGATCGCCCGCGGCGCCCCGCCCAGCTTCGACGGCGCGTCCGCGGCGATGCTCGAGGCCCTGGAGGACCTCAAGATCGACACCATCGGCATCGAGATGTACGACGGGTCCGGCCTGTCCACCAAGGATCAGGTGCCCCCGTCGGTGATGGGCCAGGTGGTGGCCCTGGCGGTCAAGGGCGACCCGCCCGCCCTGCGCAACCTGCTGACCGGCATGCCGGTGGCCGGGGTGTCCGGCAGCCTGGCCGACCGCTACCAGGACGACGCCTCCAGGGCCGGCGCCGGCTGGGTGCGGGCCAAGACCGGATCGGTGCAGCTCACCTACGCCCTGGCCGGGTACGTGCCGGACGTGGACAACCGGATCCTGGTGTTCGCCTTCGTCTCCAACGGCGTCAGCTCGGGCACCCGCCCGGCGCTGGACGCGCTGGCCGCCGGGCTGCGTGGCTGTGGCTGTGCCTGA